The Hordeum vulgare subsp. vulgare chromosome 7H, MorexV3_pseudomolecules_assembly, whole genome shotgun sequence DNA window GAATGGCTAAGGGTGCGTGAATGTGATGATGTCTATGCAGTAGGTGACTGTGCTACCATAAACCAGCGGAGAGTAATGGTATGCAATAGAATTTGTTATGTGTTCGTTTTGGTGCTGTGATTCTGCCCTATTGTTTTCCATGTGGATAGAAAAAGGGTTTTCTTCTCAAACCCCTATGTGTCATTTAACTAGTAACATTCTTGAGACTATCTTCATTGTATGTGTGGTAGATGGGGATTCACATTAATGCTACAAGCATATTTGATATGTATTGTTGGATACTTTCGCTAGGATACTTGAACTGCTAGATTAGCTGTTTAGAACAATCCAGTGCTACCGTATCCATATCCTTTTTTGGTGCATTATATCTACATATCAATACATCATAATGACTTTGTTGATCATTTCCGAATTGTATTTGGTACCAGTCAGGAATTTATGTTCTTGGTGTCCAATCTTGCAGGAGGACATCTCAGAAATATTCAGAGTTGCAGACAAAGATAAATCTGGAACCTTGACTGTGAAAGAAATCCAAGACATCCTGGAGGATATCTACGTGAGGTATCCGCAAGTAAAACTATACATGAAGAGCAAGCAAATGAACGGAATTGCAGATTTAATAAGAACTGGCAAAGGTGACACTGAAAAGGAATCTGTAGATCTAAGCATTGAAGAGTTTAAGAAGGCTCTTTCACTTGTGGATTCACAAGTCAAGAATCTACCTGCAACAGCTCAGGTTTCCCTTTTCTTTCTCTATAGGAATTGTACAGTGTACAAATTTCAAAGCAACCATTTCAGCTACAATTCATCGCCTTTTTAGTTCTAACTAGTTTGTTCTGTCAGGTTGCTGCACAGCAAGGACAGTATCTTGCGACGTGCTTTAACAAGATGCAGGCTGCTGAAGAAAATCCTGAAGGTCCGATCCGCATTAGGGGAGAAGGCCGTCATCGTTTCAACCCCTTCAGGTGCCTATTTTGCATCATTCGTCAGCTCATTTCTTTAaataagcatctctttatcttcatTCTGATGAGAATGCACGTAGTTCTTCATGCAAAGTAGTACTGTAACTGCTAACACTTATAAGCTGAATCTGGGAAGCAGTTGAAAAGAAAATTAGAGATCAAAATATGTCGATAACAGAATAGTTTAGGCTGGATGCATCTGCAACTGTTCTTCATACCTGGttgtcttattttctttcttgtcTGTTGGCTGATGCTATTGCTTTGCTGATTCCTCCAGGTACAGGCATTTAGGCCAGTTTGCCCCACTAGGAGGGGAGCAAACCGCTGCACAGCTCCCTGGTGACTGGGTCTCCATCGGCCACAGCTCACAGTGGCTCTGGTATTCCGTCTACGCAACGTAAGTGTTTGTTTCCTTTCTGATGATGAGAAACTCGGACTTTGCAATCACCCACCCTTGTACAGTATATAACTTAACACTTGGTTTTTCCCTTCTCTTTGCTATGAGTTCAGCAAACAAATAAGCTGGCGCACGAGGGCACTGGTGATATCTGACTGGGGCCGTCGCTTCATCTTCGGTAGAGACTCGAGCGGCATATAGTCAAAGGAGATATGATTTTGTTTGCGGCATATACAGAAGCTAAGCTAAGGCCAGTAGTGGTACCTTCCACCAAAGTCTGTTCTTGCAGATGCATATAATCCTTTTTTGTCAGGGAAAGAATAAAAGCAACCCTGCACTTCCCTAGTGCTCCACGGAAAAAATTCCTTTGTACTTACCTTTTACTCTCGAGAGTTCTACTTGTGCGGCATGCGTAAACTCGCAGATTAATTTTGTACTAGTTTTTCTTACGACAAAGGTAAGCAAAAGGCCAGTTTGGACCTGTTTTTGTTCTGGAAAATCCTGTTTGTGTGAAGGCCTGATTTTGTCATGAGAAATATACTGTTGATGTGGAGGCCAGATTTTGTGCTGTGAAACCCTGTTTATGTGAATTATGTTTGCGGCTAGCAACTTGTATTGGCTCTGTATGTTTGGGACCTCTGCCCTTAGTGGGTGCTTTGTTGACTAGTGCAGTGAGGATGAAGAAAAGTTGAGTATTGTTTTGCAGTTGACGAATCCATAGTGTTTTAGAatgagattcactcattttgctccgtatgtaagcctcctaataaaatctctaaaactacttatatttaagaacggagggagtataaaggtTTAAGCTCTCGAGTTGTTCCAGTTGAAAATGTCTCCTCCGAAACCCTGCTATCTGCCAAAGAGGTTTAGGTTATTCTCCTTATTTATTCACTGTTTGGTTGGTACATGGAACACAACCCACCATTGGTGGATAAACAATTCCCCCAAATAAAGGGCAAACATTGATGGGCATACTGAATAGACATGGTCCATAAGTTAAAGACCGTAATATCCGGCGAATGTTCGCTGGGAAGGGTTGGCATTTGCCGACGCTTTAGTTGTATGGCGTTGGCGGGCAATTTTTGGGAAGGAGATAAATTTTACAACAAAAAAATGGCAGGATTTGCCATCTCCTACAGTACCAGGTAAAGTTGCCACAGAACAAAAAACGTTCGATTGACATCTCCCTCCCCGCCGACGTTCGTCAGTTATCATTACTGTAAATTAATAAGACCCAAATTCGATCAATTCCCTCGAGCAATATGGAAGCTTCACAGTTTTGGTGAAGATGCAAAGAAGCTCAAGCGAAAGAAAAAATCGCTGCAATGTTGAACTGATGCAGTCCATAGCTACCGGAATTTAGGCACAACAAAAAATAGTTTAACTTGCTAAGTAGATCAGGTGAGAGGTACCGCTGAATTACAGCTTCACATCTCAAATGAAAAGTCAAAAGCTCCTTTTGCACCTATGTTGTCTCTGTCTTGTTGTCTGATTTCTCCATTGAATAATCCATTTTGACTGTAACTCAAGACTAAAGAATGGAAAGGTAAACACTTGCCATCTGAAAATTCCTAGAATTCATCCAATTGCACCATGCGCTTGGGAGAAAAGTATGATCTTGAGACAGTCCAAGAGACCACCACCCTTCACAAATAATAAAGGTCACGTCAAATGAAAATACACACATTCCCTAGAATATTACACCGTTGCCTCTATGAAAATGACATCACCCGAAAATATATATTGCGAGTACAAGTGGCGGAAGCTTCAAGTTGCACCCATTCAGCTTTAAAAGTCAAGGGTCTATCTGGCTATGAAGTGGAAATATTCTTAAAAAAACGCTCTTCATGAATTCCAAGAAAGCAACAGGTTGTTCTGAGCCACAAAGGGCTGAATAATGCTCCATCATTATCAGCCTCCATGGTTGGCCGGTTCGGTTAGGTGTAGGTGTATTTGTACCTAATTCTTCCAGCTCAACAGTTATATTAGTAGTACAGATCATATCAGCAAAGGAACAAGAACAATTATATCAGTACAGGTCAGGTGgacaaataaaaagagaagaaccAGATGCTGAGCCCACAACGTTTCATGTCCTGGAAGACCTGTCAGTTAGACAACTCAAAAGCGCTCAATAGCATACGACATAGAAGATATCATTATTAGCAAGGGCACTGTATCTTGTTAATAACTACAGTACTTGTTTTGTTGGGGAAAACACATACTACTAGAGACCTCTACACAGAAAGATTCCCCGAATGATTGGCACTGAGCTGACAAAAAATATGGCCACAATATTAGCTGCCTAAACATGTTGATGTTGATCCAGGAAATAGTGTAACATGATCAGAGAACTTCCATTAAACACCTTGACGAGTGCCTTTTCAGATAGAATTACATTTGGTATTGATTGGAACCAGCACTGACTGAAACAGCGGTAGGAAATGGAACACAATCACACATCTAAATCTAGAACACCACGTACAAGATTTATCCCGGAGGATATTATTATCAAGCACTGACAGACTATCTACATGTAGTCCCAGGAAGAAATGTGGCATATGAAGCTAAATCTTAATTACACAAAGCCTCATTTTTGTTTCGCGGATTTTTCAGCACTATGTTTATACCGAATCAACCTCTTCAACCTGCTGACGAGCAAGGTATCTCTCTCTTCGTTCCTTCTGAAATAGGAAAAGTGGAGAATGTGATCACATGGTGCACAGCCTCATCTCGGGCATTAGTAAAAGACTGGATTATTGTCATTAAAAACACTCGAGCACTGATCTTACCCATTCATCGATTACAAGCCCTTCGCCAACAATAGGGGGACTGTTGTCTTCTGGAGGCTTCTTGCGTGCCTCaagagctgcttcagcttcagcaagCTGACGCTTGAGTCTGTCCAGTTGCTTCAAGGAAGAAATTGCCACAAATGTGTAAGGTGAATTTGCTGCTCCCCAGAATCGTACTgtaagcaaaagaaaaagaggggCTCTGATGTCACTTACTGCACTAGGACGCTCCGCATCCAAGAACACAACCCGCAGAATTTGCTCAACTGCAACCTGGTCTTTCTGCTCATCGAACTGTGACATATGTAGGTAAAAGTTAGAAAAAATGAAACTAGAACAATAAGACTTTAGGTGGTTGGACGGTCTCAAGTGGCAAAAGGATGTACCAATTCTGGGACATACTCCACAGGCCCTTTAACTTTCAGGCTAATAATCTTGAACTTGACCTTGCACTTCTGATCTAAaggcttctcgttgttctcagggTGCTCGACAAACTTGAACACTGCCATTGAATGGGTGAAGAATGAAAAAAGAGgggaagaaaaacaaagaaatgCACATCTAAGGTGGAAATCAGCTTTGCATTACCTGTAGCTATGATGGTTTCTCCTGGAGCAAGTATGCCGCCAGGAGGCCTCATGAAGCAGCTCTTTGGTGCCGTTGTTTGGAACTAAAAAAACAGATATGACATGCGTTCCATTAGTGCACTACCTTATTATCGCTACATCAAACCAACTTCATGAAGCATTGCTAGCACAGGATTGGTAGGAAAATCTGTAGTAAACCCACTAGCATTTAAGGACAAACTATGGGATTTAATCCATTGAAGGACTTAATTGTTTTATCCCCTAGTTTAATGAAGAGAGCAGTGTAGGGAGAGAAGTGTTGTCACCTTGAACGCCACATGGGACTTGCTGACGTTCTTGATCCTCACCGCGCTCCGGACTTGCTTGCCAGGCTCATCTGCACGATTAAAAGGTATATAAGGTACTTAATTCATGCAAATTGGAGCGCTTTATTTTTCAAACATGTCCATCTATTAATCAATTATTAAGTTGCCAAATTACTTTGCCAAAACAGAAATTTGACATAATTAAGCAGCGACAACTCCAAATAGTAGTATTCATGAGCCAAGAGCAATCAAATAAAGAACCCAATTCAATCCAATCCAAACGTAGCGGGAGAGATGTTAGTTTTGGGCGCCGCCAAgaagcagaggaggaagaagaagggaagaagcttTGATGGCGCATACGTACATGGGAAGTAGAGTTTTGATGGCGGGTCGAGCCGCAGTCGCCGCCTGGTAGGCAGCAGCGACCGTATAGCCGCGGCGCCTGACGACCCGCCCGACCCctccgcggctcctccctccgccACAGGCGGCGGTGGCCCGGACGCGGTGCCCCACAGAGGCATGTGTCACAGCTCAAGCCGCGTCGTCGCCCCCCTCTTGCTGCTCTCGGCCGCGACGCGGAGCCCCctgcagcaccagcaccagcagagGATCGTGGCTCGTCGTCGGAAGCCGTCGAGCGTGTGGTGGTGCGGGGTGCCTTGGTTGGAGTGGTTGGGCTTGGGCGGCGAGGggaggtcgaggaagaagaatATTATTGGGGCGGGGTGCGGTGGGGTGGACGAGAGGAGAGCTGCAGTCAAGAGCGTTCATGGGAGGGGTGTTCTTATGGTGGATAGACGGCGGTAGGGTCACCTGGGCAGGTTCGGCTATCAGTGTACTTTTGCCCCCCTGATTGGTGATGATTGTCAATGGtaactggctggctggctggcaacATTAGCGGGTTTTAAGTGGATGAAACAGCAAGTTCTTGCGGTACAGGATATCTAGAGAAAGTTACACGGTGGTATCACATTTGAGCCCGTGATGATGAATTGGTAACAACATTGCTAATTTTTACGTGTCAGTATCAAGTTTGGGGCTATACGTTACAAATCGAACTAAACTATCTATTTCGACGCATTGACGCTGAAACTGACGACCAGGCCACACGCGTCAGGCGCCATGCTGGCCAACCGGCACGCGTCTGCGTGTTGACTAGGATCGGTGCGGCTCGACCTGTTTGCTCCTTTAAGCAGGCCCGCTCGCTCCTGTCTCCCTCCCCGCGTGCTGCTCTCTTCCTCCTCGCTCCTGTCTCCATCCCTGCCGCCCGCATCGCCGACCGCAAGACGCCACCCCCGACCGCCGCCGCCATGGTTTTCGAAGACAAAAGCAGTGACGCCACCTCTAGCCCATACATGCACTCCATCGATTCCAACGACGGGCTTCAGCACGCTAGTTCATTCGAGCTAGGCTTAGGGTTAGGGTTTCAGATTTGGGTGATTTAGCTGGGTTTTGATTTGGGGATTGTGTTTAAACGAGCTTCTGCATGTCCCTTTCAGCCTTAAAGATCCCACTTACAAGGGGCTCGAGCTTGATATGATGGTCTGCTGTGAGAAGCACGACAAGGCATCGGAGAGGCAAGTTGCCTTTGACGGAACATACACAGGCAGAAGGTTCTTAGCATGGCCAGAGCCGGTATGATCTATTCATTGTTTCATATCTCTTGTAGTGATGGAATTGTAGTGATTTAAAATATGCACTTGTAGTGATTTAGGTAGTGCAAATGCTTTTGTAGTGATGCAAAATATGGTTGTAATAATTATTAGGTAGTGTTTCACTTTTGTAATGATGCAACAGGCTATGTTCAAGGCTAGTTTTATTTTGTAGTGTATATGTTCTTGTTCTGATTACATTTTATTCAATGGTGGTTTTATTTTGTAGTGATGGAGAACTTGCTTTTGTAGTTATATGTTGGAGCTTGCTCTTGTTTTGTAGTTGAGTACCAAAATGTAGTTAAAGTATTTAGTTGAATGTTGCTGTAATTTTGGGATGCACATGCTTTTATTTTGTGGGTAGGTACAATTAGCTCGTGTTTTTCTTGTTTAGTAGCCCCTGGGGTATGAACTCATTTGCTCTTCTTAATCTTTTTGTAAGAAGGTGATAACTGTGGGATTGTTGAATGGGTTGATCAGGAGTGGCCCCCAACAATGGAGAATGCACTTTTGAAGCTACCGACAATGGTTGAAGATGGCAAGAGTACTAGGGTTACTGATAATCTTGAAAGTGCTTTAACTATTCACCATTTGACGACAGAGAAGAACAATCTGGAGGCCAACTATGACAAGTTAGTTAAATATGTGCATGAACTTATGAATTTCCAGGAGAAAAAGGTGCTAGATTTCAGTTATCTGCAGTCTAACCTAACATATCAGCAGCAATGCAGAAGTGAACTGGTGGTTGATATGAAGGGAGAGATGGCAGAGAAAGATGCATATCACCAGCATCTTAATGAGAAGTATCAACTCACGGTTAACCTGACAACAACTCAAGCAACTGTCATCCAGAAACTGAAGTTGAAGCATATGAAAGAGAAGGAATTGCTgagtgaagctaggatgaaagcTGAGTCTCACAATGCACATCTCACAAAGTCTGAGGAGAAGCTCACCCAAGAGAAGCTAGAGTTGAAGCTTCAGGTTGCTAATTTGCCtaaggaaaaggaaaagcatgTTGAATAGAAGGGCCGGCTAAAGCTTCATACTGCTGAGCTTGTGGAAGGAGAGGAGAATCTCCCGTACAAGATCAAAGGGATCCATGCCATCATAGAGAAATGAACAAGATGACCTAGTAACTTTTAAGTATGGTTGTGTGTTGTATGATTGTAGTAATTGGGAACTTTGGTTGTGTATGTACCTAGTAGTTATGCTAGCTATTCATCCTTCTGTGACCAAAGGATGAAGTATGCATTTGAGATCTTTATGCATTGTTGAACTCcactatgtattgttgaactccACTATGCATTGTTGAACTCCATTTGAGATATCATGCTTCGGGTTAGTTGTTTATAGACAACAACAATGATCAAATATACAATGATCAACATTGCATATGCAGATATGAGATCACTTCACATAACAACATATCCATCAGGTGACATCACTTCACATAACAACATATCCATCAAGTGACATTAAAGTACCATCAAGTAGACTTAGCAGTGGCATCAAACCAAAATAAAACACATTGTAGCATTAGCAGAAGTTTACATGGCTCATCAAGCCATTCAATGGTTTTCACTAGCTAAGAAATAGGCCATCTAGCTAGTGTGTGTACCACCAGTAGGTGGAGACCGGTAGAAGTTGATGCAGAATACTGCCTTGGGGCAGAGAAGGGCCTTAAAGTAAGTACAACACCTCTCCCAGCACCTGGTGCAGATCTTGAAGATTGAGACACAGTATCACCTGATGCAGAAGATGCTCGTCCAGTTCCTCTTCCAGCAGCCTTTCTTCCACCACTACTAGCACCATTTCTAGTTCCTCTTCGAGATCTTGCAGTAGGAGGTCTTGGTGTTGGATTTGCAACACCACTACCAGCACCACTTCCAGCAAAACTCTTGTAGACACCTTTATCTATAATTCctgtcaataaatcattttcttgctcaagtctaACTTGGCAAAGAGAATCATTAGtagaatcaatagagttactagaaACAACATCACTAGATTTAGCCttagtgttgttgttactagatgaagaacctttcttgcctttgttactagtttgcttaggtttaaattgtggaacaaaagtagacaagagtaatagtttggctagataagaagaactcttctttcaaagatcgtcattgatagctttaagaaactcatgttcttgctctaaatttaactTCTTGAAGAgtggcttctcatgagttcttacaggctctctatgatcttctagagtagattcatgatctaacttaagagtttttaatcccttagttagacgctcaatctctttcttatcatcatcacatgacttatcttgactagcatgattattatcaagttcattttgactaacatcactagttttatcaaagagcaagtcatcatctctAAGTAAGTCATCCTCaccactattaaagtcaaagtattcGGAGTGTGATACCTTGGGACCTTTTTCCCGTGAGGCATCTTACacttccttcatttggtgaatcaaatatgtcataggagttggaggatacgagtgcTAGACCGACAACACAATCATCTTGAttgtagtcggagttggagtggtagcttctcttggATTCGTTGTCGgattcggagccagaaacccattcaccaacatgagcttgatgtcttcttcttgtgtagctcttggtgtacttgtccttcttctccgattcctttctCCTTCGAgagggtcttcgttcataacgatcttctccacTCCTTCTCTATCTTCgaggtgactcgtctcttgaacttcgtcttctaggtgactcttctcttatttTATGGGGGGTTGATATAGAGCATCCCACGGACATCACCATGGCAAGAGTCACTTTGCCATGTGACACATGCTACATCTACTTCATACATACAAAGGTGAACCTTCTCCTTTACATGTGTCAGCTTGTGCCCCTCGAGGATGGTACACTACTTGGAACTCCTCTCATGTCCTTACATAGGTATTGTCGGAGTTTCatggatgatgaggaggagtgcCAACACCTATGTATGACTACACCATCTGCGATGACTACTTGGAAGAGGATACAGAAAAAGACGGAGTCTAGAAGCTGGAAGAAGTGCAAGTCTGCACCTAGACGGATCATCCAAACCTCCTCCCGGACGATCCGAACGACGCCCGGCTCATCCGGACCCCCATACGGATCATCCGGATAAATGCCCAGTGGATACCAGAAGTATTCGCCATAGCCTAATCATCCAGACCCTAGTACGGATCATCGGAAGATGCTCGGATCATCCGGATGCCAGCCCGGATCATCCGGTCTTACCTGAGTGTGTGGCCTTCGGTGGCTTGTATCTCCCTCTCACTTACCCCTTCGTGGTTAGCACTATATATACTCCACCCCTCCTCCTTTCTAGGGTTAGCTAAGCTTATGAATATCTTTTGTTGAGCATAGCTCCATCTACTACCTCCTCACATGGAGatgcctccatgtgagaagaccaCGTAGTGGATGCCAAGGCCCCTTACGAGGGAAGATCCCCTAGtcgattcaaggcctcatctcccCATGGGATTTGGTATGAACTCTACCATATATCTTACTTCCCCTTTGATGTTCATGTAACTTTATGGATCTTGTGTGTGGTGAGTCTACTGGATGTGTGATTGGTCTTGTTCTTAAGTGTTTCCCTTGTGATTTCTCCCCGTTCTTCCCCGTATTCTTCGTGTTCTTGAGGAACCCCCCTTCAATTCATGAAAGATCGACACCCACGGGTCTGCCCCGTATCATATTGGTATCAAGATCCACGTTTCTCATGAAATTGGACTCCTCCCTTCGTTTTCTAACCTTAATTTTGTGTGTTTTTGTCCCAATTCGAAAATCCCCACCAAAAATAGCcatatgattttttttgtgattTGATGTTCTTGTGAGCCTTTGTTGATTTTGATCCGTGGATTTCGTGTTTGGCAAGTGGATCTACCTTTCCCACCACCTAATCCACCCTAGTCTTTCTTTTTTCCATCAattttgaccccccccccccaagatcgAAATTGCCGCCCAAAATCGCGTCCCCGAGAGAAAATCCCAAGTAGTTTGACCTGCCCGGATCATCCGTACCCCGACCCGGATCATCTGGGCATCCCCGGATCAGCTGAACCCTCTCCGAACGTCCGGGTACCACGCAAACCTGGATCATCCGGACCTTCTCCCGGATGTCTGGATAACCCCGAGAACTGAtttcttgttttggctataactaATTCATTCGAACTCCGATTTTGACGTTCTTTAGCTTATTTTGTAGCTATTGACATCCTCCATCCCACAAAATTATTTCCACCACCATTTAACACCatcatatttttataaatttggCAAGTTTGTCTAGGCCCTCCACCATATAATCCGCATTTCCGCCAAAGACCTCCGCAACCTAACCCATTTTGGTTACCATTGCATTTGTGGTTATTTGTGTTGTGATTTGAGTATCCTAAGGTGTTTCGGCTAATTAGGGACGGTTACTTGATCATCAACCACTGGTGACTTGTATCGGTCCATCATCTACATCGACCACCGACGATCAACATCGACGAGGACCATCCATCCtttgagaccatcttcaaccggaAGCAAGGCATGTTACCCCCGACTTCGTGAAAGGTTAAGTGTGAAGAAGGTACACATTCCGTCATACACTTTTCCTTCCTTTCCATTATACCTTGATAGCCCCACCATCTTTGTGATTACCTTCATACCTATTGAGACTAGGTATCCGAGTATTGTCGGGATTTGTATAAACTTGTGCACCATAGTGATACGatatcatattgttgcatcattGGAAATATCATATAGTGAAATTGCTTGCTCCCATGCATATCTTTTGATACTTGTCTCATAGATTTAGTTGAGGCTCAATAAGAATAGTGGAAAGGAAGAGAAGAACATGAAAAAAGTCAAAAAGCTTCTAAGCAAGAAAGAAATATCAAAAGCTTATAAGCAAAGAGTTGAGCAAGAAAAGAGATACTTATGCATGAGGATACATGAATAGGAAACGTATGCTTGCATTATTAGGATTGGTGCCAAGTGGTGAATCGTGCCCAGACATGCAATAAGCTAGTGTCTCTCCTTGTCTTTTTGCAATATGAGCTTTGCTCATCCCTATAGTTGCACAAGCCCCATTATCCCACCGCGTGTGTTTCTTTATTACCTTCCTCTCTATTTGTGATCACTTGCT harbors:
- the LOC123412089 gene encoding vesicle-associated protein 4-1-like, with translation MPLWGTASGPPPPVAEGGAAEGSGGSSGAAAIRSLLPTRRRLRLDPPSKLYFPYEPGKQVRSAVRIKNVSKSHVAFKFQTTAPKSCFMRPPGGILAPGETIIATVFKFVEHPENNEKPLDQKCKVKFKIISLKVKGPVEYVPELFDEQKDQVAVEQILRVVFLDAERPSAQLDRLKRQLAEAEAALEARKKPPEDNSPPIVGEGLVIDEWKERRERYLARQQVEEVDSV